One uncultured Jannaschia sp. DNA segment encodes these proteins:
- the dksA gene encoding RNA polymerase-binding protein DksA, with product MKAETFLPNDYSPAEDEPFMNERQTEYFRRKLQAWKADLLDETERTISGLQGAARNIPDIADRASEETDRALELRTRDRQRKLIAKIDSAMRRIDEGEYGYCEVTGDPISLKRLDARPIATMSLEAQERHERREKVHRDD from the coding sequence ATGAAAGCCGAGACCTTTCTTCCGAACGACTACTCGCCCGCCGAGGACGAGCCTTTCATGAACGAGCGCCAGACGGAATATTTCCGCCGCAAGCTGCAAGCCTGGAAGGCGGATCTGCTGGACGAGACCGAGCGCACCATCAGCGGCCTGCAAGGCGCGGCGCGCAACATCCCCGACATCGCCGATCGCGCCAGCGAGGAGACGGACCGCGCACTCGAGCTGCGCACCCGCGACCGCCAGCGCAAGCTGATCGCCAAGATCGATTCGGCCATGCGCCGCATCGACGAGGGCGAGTACGGCTATTGCGAGGTGACCGGTGATCCGATCTCGCTCAAGCGGCTGGACGCGCGTCCCATCGCGACCATGTCGCTCGAAGCGCAGGAGCGGCACGAGCGGCGCGAGAAGGTGCATCGCGACGACTGA
- a CDS encoding FAD-dependent monooxygenase — protein MTADVTILGAGIAGLAAAIACARRGLAVEVIEQAPALREVGAGLQIAPNGARVLDALGVDIPHIESRTVALVDGPTGQPVLRMPLAAPFRLVHRADLIAGLASVAENAGVALHLGQQVRRVTEAGLETAGGLRPYGRLIGADGVRGASRAFVAPDHAAGQGRRFTGQVAWRATVPVTDWPHETRVQMGPGRHLVLYPLRDGRLLNIVGVEERADWTPEGWDIDDDPDHLRAAFAGYAAPVRALLDRVEVVKLWGLMDHGATPRWTRGRVTLIGDAAHPTLPFLAQGANLALEDAWTLAATLDDPAGWEASRRPRVERALAAARGNATNYHLSGMRRIVGHGVLRALDRVTPGAMARRYDWLYGHDVTKG, from the coding sequence GTGACGGCCGACGTCACGATCCTCGGCGCGGGCATCGCCGGGCTGGCCGCAGCGATCGCCTGCGCGCGTCGCGGACTTGCCGTCGAGGTGATCGAACAGGCCCCGGCCCTGCGGGAGGTGGGGGCGGGCCTGCAGATCGCCCCCAACGGGGCCCGCGTGCTGGACGCGCTGGGCGTCGACATCCCCCATATCGAATCCCGGACTGTCGCACTGGTTGACGGCCCCACGGGGCAGCCGGTCCTGCGGATGCCGCTGGCGGCACCCTTCCGGCTGGTGCATCGCGCCGACCTGATCGCGGGCCTTGCGTCTGTGGCCGAGAATGCGGGCGTCGCACTCCATTTGGGGCAACAGGTCCGGCGCGTGACCGAGGCGGGGCTGGAGACGGCGGGCGGGCTCCGGCCCTACGGGCGCCTGATCGGGGCCGATGGCGTGCGCGGCGCGTCCCGCGCCTTCGTGGCGCCGGACCATGCCGCCGGGCAGGGGCGGCGCTTCACGGGGCAGGTCGCGTGGCGCGCGACGGTGCCGGTGACCGATTGGCCGCACGAGACGCGAGTCCAGATGGGGCCGGGGCGGCACCTCGTCCTCTATCCCCTGCGGGACGGCCGCCTTCTCAACATCGTGGGCGTCGAGGAGCGGGCCGACTGGACGCCCGAGGGCTGGGACATCGACGACGATCCCGACCATCTGCGCGCGGCCTTCGCGGGGTACGCGGCACCGGTTCGCGCCCTGCTCGATCGGGTCGAGGTGGTGAAGCTCTGGGGTCTGATGGATCACGGTGCGACGCCGCGCTGGACCCGGGGACGCGTTACGCTGATCGGTGACGCGGCGCACCCGACGCTGCCGTTTCTCGCCCAAGGCGCGAACCTCGCGCTGGAGGATGCCTGGACGCTCGCCGCCACGCTGGACGATCCCGCAGGGTGGGAGGCCTCGCGCCGCCCTCGCGTCGAGCGCGCGCTGGCCGCAGCGCGCGGGAACGCCACGAACTACCACCTGAGCGGGATGCGACGGATCGTCGGGCATGGCGTGCTGCGCGCGCTCGACCGGGTCACACCGGGCGCGATGGCGCGACGGTATGACTGGCTCTACGGGCATGACGTGACGAAGGGGTAG